DNA from Carassius gibelio isolate Cgi1373 ecotype wild population from Czech Republic chromosome B8, carGib1.2-hapl.c, whole genome shotgun sequence:
GTATTAAAACACTTAATAAATCTATGCTAGAGAAAGCAATATAAATCTTTTCCCATGGTACAAATGTGTTGATATGAATTTTTATACCAAGGTCAGACGgtcaaaacgttttttttttttttttggtaaaatacatttttaactatAAAAGTGAGACAATCGTGGTGAAAAAGATTGGTAGTTTAGCATACTAAAAGAGTATTACAAATATAAAGAATTAAGTTTGAATTAAATGTAGCGGAATGGCACAGAGACTTGGACCATAACTCCATGCAcatatatggacattgtgaattatcttgtttttggtgtaagttactacagaatgcaggagtttaaaagccacaagtctttggaaagttacgaggctttctgctgtggctgagTGCAAGACTTGGCCATCATCTTGGCCATCTACAGACCCTCCGCTGACACGCCATGGTTTTGCCCTTCTTTGTGCTGAatagtgtttttaattttttgtatgttttttgttcttttgcactaataacagtatttttattttattattattattacttatgttGTCCATGTTTACATGCTGgaaatatttatactttaaatGCACACGTTCTTTTGAACCGTTAACACTTCCAAgggatcacacacacatacatatatatatatatatatatatatatatatataattttcagttCTCAATAAATATTGTTAAGCCATATCAAGTTGTTTCaagcatttatttcaaagaaattaaaaagtaatgaacAAGGCCCTCAAACAACACTTTTGCACATGTTCGTTAAGGCACAGCAAACGGTGACAATCTTATCTAAAGACATTAGGTTTTCACCCTCACATTTGACAAGCAAGTGCACAGGTACAGTAGAGTGTAAAATTTTGAATTTGTTGTGCACAACACTAATCACCCTCTCAACGTGAATTCTGAGATGTGCTATAGCCCTAGTCTCCTCCACATCTTTCACCTCCAGCTCTGCATGACCGTTTGAGACTGTAGGTGTTTTCACTTCAGCACACATCATGCCCACACTTTCTCTTATATTAAAGCCCCTATTTGCCAGCACAATGTCACCTGGTAACAGTTGGTCCAGGAAACCACTTTGCTCAGTTATATGCTTGTCACTTGTGCGCCCACCCCACCCTTTCGATATGAAGGAAATGACACCCTGGGGCATGATCACAATTAGGTATTTCATGGTGTATGCTTGTTTGTGTTGAGAGAAAGTCTGTGCCCTTGCCAATTCATTTGAGGGTTTCTCGATGAACACCTCAAAGCAGTCCACAATGGCAGCCACATTTTCCCCAAATGACTCCACAAACTGGTGTGGCATACTGGTAAATAAGCATTCCCTGCTTGGCCAGTGCACCAATGGACACAGCTGTGCGTACATCACTCCAAGAGTATGGTGAAAGGCATCGGCGACTGTTGTCTCATGTACTCTAAACAGATAGCTGAGGAGCTGTATTGGAAGGTCTAGTCTGAGGCGCATTAAAGTCAATAGGATAAGCTGGAAGGGTGAGAGCGTCTTCATCCTACTTTGAGACAGATATGGAGTGAGGTTGACTAAGAGTGTCTGGAACAACGCAAAGTTTGGAAGCCCCGTGTAATACTTCACTGTGTTATCATCACCATTCAGAAAGTTCTCATTTATCCGGTACTCATCAAGCTCCTGCTTAAGCGCTCTGTTTTCTTCCAAAAGATTTTTAATGACATCTCTTCTACATATGCAGAGTCCACATTCCATGTCCCGAGCTGCCGGTGGCGATGGCGGCTGCTGGTCCTGGGCTGGGGATGGCAATTGCTGCTGGTACTGGGCTGGCGATGGCGACCGCTGGTACTGGTCTGGCGATGGTGACTGCTGGTCCTGGTCTGGCGATAGCGGCCGCTGGTACTGGTCTGGCGATGGCGACTGCTGGCACTGGTCTGGCGATAGCGGCCGCTGGTACTGGTCTGGCGATGGCGGCCGCTGGTACTGGTCTGGCGATGGCGGCCGCTGGTACTGGTCTGGCGATGGCGACTGCTGGCACTGGTCTGGCGATAGCGGCCGCTGGTACTGGCCTGGCGATGGCGACTGCTGGTACTGGGCTGGCGGTAGCGACTGTTGGTGGTCCTGGGCTGGCAGTGGTGACTGCTGGTCCTGGACTGGCAGTGGCGGCCGCTCCAGATGCTGGGTCCTGCGCTTTACTTGCCGCTGATATCTCGCTACATTTGTTTCTTTAACATCATTGTGGCCTAACAGCAGGGATGGTGTCCAGTCAGGGTGGTTCTCCAACATCTGATATGATGGTTTACCTACAACAGAATAATTAGATTATGAAAAATCTATGTAATCAATGTTTTAAACTGGCAACAAGGTAGCACAGTGTCATGAACAGAATCTCAACTATTTtttaaggggcggtcacactgcacttttctctccattggcttccattcatatgcatgcgaatgcgtcagaccggaaacgcaagctcatgGGAAGAATTTCGAATTTcactgcgttccaaagttcaagtttggtgaactctgacctgcgaattcgcctcacgtgaagatgtgggaccagtagaagatcgatacgtcactgcgtgacctctctgtacagaaatttaaaaaaatgaagcaaGTAATATATAACTTTATCTGTAGCCGGCGTCCTATTTTAtagaatacatatttaaaagattataaaaataaaataaaaaagaagctgcataGTTCGTAGTGCcagtggaaacaggaacagatggtacatttgaatgaggacgttttatatttttttattgcttagggagtatatattaatatagagaTTGCAATATAATAAGATGCTTTCGACGCcttcgcaaaagacacagtacaaggcaagcacatattaatccatgttgtgataactgtGGAGAGACCGTTTTATCTGGCTCCCGCCCAT
Protein-coding regions in this window:
- the LOC127962932 gene encoding uncharacterized protein LOC127962932, translated to MPGSHCCVNKCSSTSHDRYGKHRNNGIQFFRLPKWIQHQGKQMSDLTRRRRIAWLAAIRRKDFTFDFVPQSMRVCSLHFHSGKPSYQMLENHPDWTPSLLLGHNDVKETNVARYQRQVKRRTQHLERPPLPVQDQQSPLPAQDHQQSLPPAQYQQSPSPGQYQRPLSPDQCQQSPSPDQYQRPPSPDQYQRPPSPDQYQRPLSPDQCQQSPSPDQYQRPLSPDQDQQSPSPDQYQRSPSPAQYQQQLPSPAQDQQPPSPPAARDMECGLCICRRDVIKNLLEENRALKQELDEYRINENFLNGDDNTVKYYTGLPNFALFQTLLVNLTPYLSQSRMKTLSPFQLILLTLMRLRLDLPIQLLSYLFRVHETTVADAFHHTLGVMYAQLCPLVHWPSRECLFTSMPHQFVESFGENVAAIVDCFEVFIEKPSNELARAQTFSQHKQAYTMKYLIVIMPQGVISFISKGWGGRTSDKHITEQSGFLDQLLPGDIVLANRGFNIRESVGMMCAEVKTPTVSNGHAELEVKDVEETRAIAHLRIHVERVISVVHNKFKILHSTVPVHLLVKCEGENLMSLDKIVTVCCALTNMCKSVV